Proteins co-encoded in one Opitutus terrae PB90-1 genomic window:
- a CDS encoding tetratricopeptide repeat protein has translation MSAHLARAQLLLAQSRPGEAEREAMLALSADPQDTAALALLALSRCAQQKRPEALAAAESAVGLAPDNAYLHYVHALTLHHLDREDAAHSGINAALRLNPEDPDFFSLLAGIELARGNAPAALTAAEQALAIDSEHVEAANLRAMALVRLGRKAEATETVDFALQHAPNSALSHANQGWTYLHRNDPRRAQEFFREALRLDPTMEFARQGMLEALKARNPVYRAMLAYFLWMGRQGAKLQWGIIIGTYFFSRFLNSQLRGAEHASWALILLALVFYLFVYLTWTAHPMFNLLLRFDRFGRYVLSRDERIATYWFGPLAGAAVAALTWWVVTRAGLPLLATLLLAALSICGAATFQRQKRARLILGGCTVLLALVAAMVVFEVVIGPVVAGGGVMSVFVMGFLGIQILANVLSR, from the coding sequence ATGAGCGCCCATCTTGCCCGCGCCCAACTGCTACTCGCACAATCCCGGCCCGGCGAGGCCGAACGGGAGGCGATGCTTGCACTCTCCGCGGACCCCCAAGATACCGCGGCGCTCGCGTTGCTCGCGCTTAGCCGTTGCGCCCAGCAGAAACGCCCGGAAGCGCTCGCGGCCGCCGAATCCGCGGTCGGTCTCGCGCCCGACAACGCGTATTTGCACTACGTGCACGCGTTGACGCTCCACCACCTCGATCGCGAGGACGCCGCTCACAGCGGGATCAATGCCGCGCTCCGCTTGAATCCGGAGGACCCCGACTTTTTCTCGCTGCTCGCAGGCATCGAGCTCGCCCGCGGCAACGCGCCCGCGGCCCTCACCGCCGCGGAGCAGGCACTTGCCATCGACTCCGAGCACGTGGAAGCGGCGAATCTTAGGGCAATGGCATTGGTGCGCCTCGGACGCAAAGCTGAGGCGACCGAAACGGTCGATTTCGCCCTCCAGCACGCGCCCAACAGCGCGTTATCCCACGCGAACCAAGGCTGGACCTACCTTCACCGCAACGATCCCCGGCGGGCACAGGAGTTTTTCCGCGAAGCGTTGCGGCTCGATCCAACGATGGAGTTTGCGCGACAGGGTATGCTCGAAGCGCTCAAGGCCCGGAACCCAGTCTACCGCGCCATGCTTGCCTACTTTCTCTGGATGGGTCGCCAGGGAGCAAAGCTCCAATGGGGCATCATCATCGGGACCTATTTCTTCTCGCGGTTTCTGAACAGTCAGCTGCGTGGTGCGGAGCACGCCTCGTGGGCCCTGATACTGCTGGCGCTCGTGTTTTATCTCTTCGTCTATCTCACATGGACCGCGCACCCGATGTTCAACCTGCTGCTGCGGTTCGATCGGTTCGGACGATACGTTCTCTCGCGTGACGAACGGATCGCCACGTACTGGTTTGGCCCGCTTGCCGGAGCCGCTGTCGCCGCGCTGACCTGGTGGGTGGTGACCCGCGCGGGGCTCCCGTTGCTGGCCACACTGTTGCTTGCGGCGCTGTCGATCTGCGGCGCGGCCACGTTCCAGCGCCAGAAACGCGCCCGGTTGATTCTCGGCGGCTGCACGGTGCTGCTCGCTCTCGTCGCGGCGATGGTGGTTTTCGAGGTGGTGATTGGCCCAGTTGTGGCCGGCGGTGGCGTCATGAGCGTCTTCGTGATGGGTTTTCTTGGCATCCAAATTCTCGCGAACGTACTGAGTCGCTGA
- a CDS encoding zinc-binding alcohol dehydrogenase family protein — protein MNTLILQEPGRLIGATSPEPAAPGAGEALVRVHRVGVCGTDLHAFAGRQPFFSYPRILGHELGVEVLAVGAGVTNVAANDRCAVEPYLNCGRCIACRQGKPNCCRDLQVLGVHVDGGMRERLVLPAAKLHRSRLLSFDQLALVETLGIGAHAVQRAAVTPGETVAVLGAGPIGLSVIQFALAAGARVLVVDVNPARLAFCHERLALAASDLIDARDADVAARLGELTAGDLPTAVFDATGNAASMAAAFHYPAPGGRLVFVGLFPGDVTFNDPNFHRRELTLLASRNSRPEDFRRIIDLVESGRVDTTPWITHRAALTDVPDRFSSWTEPASGVLKAMIHVAD, from the coding sequence ATGAACACGCTGATTCTCCAGGAACCCGGCCGACTGATCGGCGCCACCTCGCCCGAACCCGCCGCGCCAGGCGCCGGCGAGGCGTTGGTGCGCGTGCACCGCGTCGGAGTCTGCGGCACCGACCTGCACGCCTTCGCCGGCCGGCAGCCGTTCTTTTCCTACCCGCGCATCCTCGGCCACGAGCTAGGCGTCGAGGTTCTCGCCGTCGGCGCCGGAGTGACCAACGTCGCCGCGAACGACCGCTGTGCCGTCGAGCCTTATCTCAACTGCGGCCGTTGCATCGCCTGCCGCCAGGGAAAACCCAACTGCTGCCGCGATCTGCAGGTGCTCGGCGTCCATGTCGACGGCGGAATGCGTGAACGTTTGGTCCTGCCCGCGGCCAAGCTGCACCGGTCCCGCCTCCTTTCCTTCGATCAGCTCGCCCTGGTGGAAACGCTGGGTATCGGCGCCCACGCGGTCCAGCGCGCCGCCGTCACTCCCGGCGAGACGGTCGCCGTGCTCGGCGCGGGACCGATTGGGCTTTCCGTGATCCAGTTTGCCCTCGCCGCCGGAGCCCGCGTGCTCGTCGTCGACGTCAACCCAGCCCGACTCGCCTTCTGCCACGAGCGGCTGGCGCTTGCGGCTAGCGACCTGATTGACGCGCGGGACGCCGACGTGGCCGCGCGGCTCGGTGAACTCACCGCCGGCGATCTGCCCACGGCGGTCTTCGACGCGACCGGCAACGCGGCCTCGATGGCAGCGGCGTTTCACTATCCGGCGCCGGGTGGCCGGCTCGTATTCGTCGGACTGTTTCCCGGCGACGTGACGTTCAACGATCCGAATTTTCACCGGCGCGAACTCACGCTACTCGCCAGCCGCAACTCGCGCCCGGAGGATTTCCGCCGGATCATCGATCTCGTCGAGTCTGGACGCGTCGACACCACGCCCTGGATCACTCATCGGGCCGCGCTGACCGACGTGCCGGACCGTTTCTCGAGCTGGACCGAGCCCGCCTCCGGAGTATTGAAAGCGATGATCCACGTCGCGGATTGA
- the prmB gene encoding 50S ribosomal protein L3 N(5)-glutamine methyltransferase has translation MKGNSPSDPFARTDALATLGDWLRFAEKLYTRENVALGQVATNAHDEALYLLLRTLKLSLESDASVLTRKLTPVERADVRDVLRRRVVDRVPAAYLTREAWLGEHRFYVDERVIIPRSYFLELIPGALRDWLPDHGRRLKRAVDVCTGSGCLAILLAHEFPRAVVDAIDVSTPALDVAVINVREHRLGQRVHLFQSDVFDEVPAARYDIILSNPPYEPSRHVDRQAPEFAAEPRLAHDGGPDGLMIIRKLLHQAKGRLAPHGIVVIEVGGLRKVIDREFKALEPHWLPTQDGSDCVCLFEAERLRG, from the coding sequence ATGAAAGGGAATTCGCCCTCCGATCCCTTCGCACGCACCGACGCGCTGGCGACGCTGGGCGACTGGCTGCGGTTCGCAGAGAAACTCTACACCCGCGAGAACGTGGCCCTTGGCCAGGTGGCGACGAATGCGCACGACGAGGCGCTCTACCTGCTGCTGCGAACGCTGAAGCTCTCGCTCGAGAGCGACGCCAGCGTCCTGACGCGCAAGCTCACGCCGGTCGAGCGCGCGGACGTACGCGACGTGCTGCGGCGACGGGTGGTCGACCGGGTGCCGGCGGCGTACCTGACGCGCGAAGCGTGGCTCGGCGAACACCGCTTCTACGTCGATGAGCGCGTGATCATCCCGCGCAGTTATTTTCTGGAACTCATTCCCGGCGCGTTGCGCGACTGGCTGCCGGATCACGGGCGGCGGTTGAAGCGTGCGGTCGATGTCTGCACGGGCTCGGGCTGCCTTGCGATCCTGTTGGCGCACGAATTTCCGCGGGCCGTCGTGGACGCCATCGATGTTTCAACGCCGGCGCTGGACGTGGCGGTGATCAACGTCCGCGAACATCGGCTCGGTCAGCGCGTGCACCTGTTCCAGAGTGACGTCTTCGACGAGGTGCCGGCCGCGCGCTACGACATCATCCTGAGCAATCCGCCGTATGAACCGAGCCGGCATGTCGACCGGCAGGCGCCGGAGTTTGCCGCCGAACCGCGGCTGGCGCACGACGGCGGGCCGGACGGCCTCATGATCATCCGCAAGCTGCTGCACCAGGCCAAGGGGCGGCTGGCGCCACATGGGATCGTGGTGATCGAGGTCGGCGGACTGCGGAAGGTGATCGATCGCGAATTCAAGGCGCTCGAGCCGCACTGGCTGCCCACGCAGGACGGCAGCGATTGCGTGTGCCTGTTCGAAGCCGAACGGCTGCGCGGCTGA
- a CDS encoding aldo/keto reductase, which translates to MHRRRLGNTGLDVSILSFGASSLGGVFRTTDDAESIRTVHTAVDLGINFIDVSPYYGATRAETVLGKALREIPRDRYFLATKAGQYGEGEFDFSAARVTRSLDESCARLGVDYIDLLQCHDIEFASLDQIVTETIPALLQLKQAGRIGHIGITGLPLKIFPAVIDRVAPGAVETVLSFCHYELNDSSLESLLPYFEQKRVGVINASPIGMGLLTPRGVPSWHPAPPALVAGARRAVEFCQSVGADIVKLAIQFAVAHPGIATTLVGSASSENIRRNIAYASEPVDRELLARVLEILQPIHNHNFTRGRPENRDPIIG; encoded by the coding sequence ATGCACCGCCGCCGCCTCGGAAACACCGGTCTCGACGTCTCGATCCTCAGCTTCGGCGCGTCCTCGCTGGGCGGTGTTTTCCGGACCACCGACGACGCGGAAAGCATCCGCACCGTGCATACCGCGGTGGACCTCGGCATCAACTTCATCGACGTGTCGCCCTACTACGGCGCCACGCGCGCCGAGACGGTGCTCGGCAAGGCCCTCCGGGAAATTCCCCGCGATCGCTATTTTCTGGCGACCAAGGCTGGTCAATACGGCGAAGGCGAATTCGACTTCTCGGCTGCACGGGTCACCCGCAGCCTCGACGAAAGTTGTGCGCGGCTGGGCGTCGACTACATCGATCTGCTGCAGTGCCATGACATCGAGTTCGCGTCGCTCGACCAGATCGTCACCGAAACCATCCCGGCCCTGCTGCAGCTGAAACAAGCCGGCCGAATCGGACACATCGGGATCACCGGGCTGCCGCTGAAGATTTTCCCCGCAGTCATCGATCGCGTGGCCCCCGGTGCAGTCGAGACGGTGCTCTCGTTCTGCCACTACGAGCTCAACGACTCCTCGCTCGAATCGCTCCTCCCCTACTTCGAGCAAAAGCGCGTCGGCGTGATCAACGCCTCGCCGATCGGCATGGGTCTGCTCACGCCCCGCGGCGTGCCGTCATGGCATCCCGCTCCGCCCGCGCTCGTCGCCGGCGCGCGACGGGCCGTCGAATTTTGCCAGTCGGTCGGCGCCGACATCGTGAAACTCGCGATTCAGTTCGCCGTCGCGCACCCGGGCATCGCCACGACGCTGGTGGGCAGTGCCAGCTCGGAAAACATCCGCCGCAACATCGCGTACGCCAGCGAACCGGTCGATCGCGAGTTGCTGGCGCGGGTGCTCGAGATTCTGCAGCCGATCCACAATCACAACTTTACCCGCGGTCGGCCGGAAAACCGCGACCCGATCATCGGCTGA
- a CDS encoding MFS transporter, with the protein MTTPKSRGVFQSPDGRSYAAAFFLVATLFMLWAVLNSMIDTMDKHFQNLLGLSKAQSAWVQFAHYFGYTLMALPAGLITRKIGYKGGIIFGLLLVSLGGFWFVPATYIAQFWGFLLGVCFVAMGLTVLETVANPYTTVLGPQEKATFRINLAQSFNGFGWIMGPVIASKFFYATTGGAEAASKTLYIPYLIIAIFVLGLVVLFWRAKLPEIKVEDEYHTDEPVRTGEVIAHPGLAFTLMLAGAGVLVFSVYAILTYVMMIEIRGWFYLTPLVIIAVWLWRISRRLTTHSIWGHPHFSGATISQFAYVAAQAGIFSFFINYMTEIPTVTDGLRQSGFVNWILGGSDGVGQLEGLWRLTDSGASRLLSVGFFLFFIGRVIGAAILSKASAHRVLGLYAAINAVLCALVVMKIPQFSVMAVFGTFFFMSLMFPTIFSLGIHGLGSDSKKKASAFIVMSITGGALMPKLMGRLGDVYDMSIAFLMPLGCFAVIALYGFFWSKLSGTNGSTAVAPHRHG; encoded by the coding sequence ATGACTACCCCGAAATCCCGCGGCGTCTTTCAATCGCCCGACGGACGCAGCTACGCCGCCGCGTTCTTCCTCGTCGCGACGCTTTTCATGCTTTGGGCCGTGCTCAACAGCATGATCGACACGATGGACAAGCACTTTCAGAACCTGCTGGGCCTCTCCAAGGCGCAGTCGGCCTGGGTGCAGTTCGCGCACTATTTTGGCTACACTCTCATGGCGCTGCCGGCGGGGCTGATCACGAGAAAGATCGGCTACAAGGGCGGCATCATCTTCGGGCTACTGCTCGTCTCGCTCGGAGGCTTCTGGTTCGTGCCGGCCACCTACATCGCGCAGTTCTGGGGCTTCCTGTTGGGCGTCTGTTTCGTCGCGATGGGGCTCACGGTGCTGGAAACGGTGGCCAATCCCTACACCACTGTCCTCGGTCCGCAGGAGAAAGCCACCTTCCGCATCAACCTCGCCCAGTCGTTCAACGGCTTCGGCTGGATCATGGGGCCGGTCATCGCGTCGAAGTTTTTCTATGCGACCACGGGCGGCGCCGAGGCGGCGAGCAAGACGCTCTACATCCCGTATCTCATCATCGCGATTTTTGTCCTGGGTCTCGTGGTGCTCTTCTGGCGCGCGAAGCTGCCGGAAATCAAGGTGGAGGACGAGTATCACACCGACGAACCCGTCCGGACCGGCGAGGTGATCGCGCACCCAGGGCTGGCCTTTACGCTCATGCTGGCCGGCGCAGGCGTGCTGGTCTTCTCCGTCTACGCCATTCTGACCTATGTCATGATGATCGAGATTCGTGGATGGTTTTATCTGACGCCACTCGTGATCATCGCCGTATGGCTGTGGCGCATTTCGCGACGCCTCACGACGCACAGCATCTGGGGCCATCCCCACTTTTCGGGCGCCACGATTTCGCAGTTCGCCTATGTGGCGGCCCAAGCCGGAATCTTCAGCTTTTTCATCAACTACATGACCGAGATCCCGACGGTCACGGATGGGCTTCGCCAAAGTGGTTTCGTCAATTGGATCTTGGGCGGCAGCGATGGCGTCGGCCAGCTGGAGGGGCTCTGGCGCCTGACCGACTCGGGCGCGAGCCGGCTGCTGAGCGTTGGGTTCTTCCTCTTCTTCATCGGCCGGGTGATCGGGGCGGCGATTCTGAGCAAGGCTTCGGCCCATCGCGTGCTCGGCCTGTATGCCGCGATCAATGCCGTGCTTTGCGCTCTCGTCGTCATGAAGATTCCGCAGTTCTCCGTGATGGCGGTGTTCGGCACCTTCTTTTTCATGTCGCTCATGTTTCCGACCATCTTCTCGCTCGGCATCCACGGACTGGGCTCCGACTCGAAAAAGAAAGCCTCGGCGTTTATCGTCATGTCCATCACCGGCGGCGCGTTGATGCCGAAGCTCATGGGTCGGCTGGGCGACGTCTACGACATGTCGATCGCTTTCCTGATGCCACTCGGGTGCTTCGCGGTCATCGCGCTCTACGGTTTCTTCTGGTCGAAGCTCAGCGGCACCAACGGTTCGACCGCGGTCGCGCCCCACCGGCACGGATAG
- a CDS encoding LptF/LptG family permease, with protein sequence MNLLDRYLFKSVLFTCAAAVALFTFIVLVPNVLRDMLAYVLTGQLSLLVFARLVFTLLPLALSYALPMGMLTGVLLTLGRLSADSEVTAMRAVGLSIPRIVRPILLLAAMGSALGIYLNFESMPRARVEYERGFAAAIQANPLNLIVPKTFIRSFPGYVVYVGEKQGGIMRDFWLWELDAEGRVERFVRAASGRFDYDEPNNSLMLTLTQAKVESRAKENPERFEKPQLVASLGQWGPIQLSLNRFFGRNAGIRMKQEWMTYGQLQAEGERLAAQPLPADAAEAKQARRTRMKLAIVFHDKINTALAVFSLALIGVPLGIKVSRRETSANFAVAVGITLVYYLMTVVIKVLDRHPEYRPDLLLWLPNFILIGFGLWLMARIERR encoded by the coding sequence TTGAATCTCCTCGATCGCTATCTCTTCAAAAGCGTCCTGTTCACCTGCGCCGCCGCGGTGGCTTTGTTCACGTTCATCGTCCTGGTCCCTAATGTTCTTCGGGACATGCTGGCCTACGTGCTCACCGGGCAGCTCTCGCTGCTCGTGTTCGCCCGGCTCGTCTTCACGTTGCTGCCGCTCGCGCTGTCCTACGCGCTGCCGATGGGCATGCTGACGGGCGTGCTGCTCACGCTGGGCCGGTTGTCGGCCGACAGCGAAGTCACGGCGATGCGCGCCGTGGGCTTGAGCATTCCGCGGATCGTCCGGCCGATCCTGTTGCTGGCCGCGATGGGCTCGGCGCTCGGGATCTACCTGAATTTCGAATCGATGCCGCGGGCCCGCGTCGAATACGAGCGCGGCTTCGCCGCGGCGATTCAGGCGAACCCGCTCAACCTGATCGTGCCGAAAACGTTCATCCGCAGCTTTCCGGGTTACGTCGTCTACGTGGGCGAAAAGCAGGGCGGCATCATGCGCGACTTCTGGTTGTGGGAACTTGATGCCGAAGGTCGCGTCGAGCGGTTCGTTCGCGCTGCGTCGGGTCGCTTCGATTATGACGAGCCCAACAATTCGCTGATGCTGACGCTCACGCAGGCGAAAGTGGAGTCGCGCGCGAAGGAAAATCCGGAGCGCTTCGAAAAGCCGCAGCTCGTTGCGTCGCTCGGACAATGGGGTCCGATTCAACTCTCGCTGAACCGCTTCTTCGGCCGCAACGCCGGCATTCGGATGAAACAGGAATGGATGACCTATGGTCAGCTGCAGGCCGAGGGTGAGCGGCTCGCCGCGCAGCCGCTGCCGGCCGACGCCGCCGAGGCGAAGCAGGCCCGCCGGACGCGCATGAAGCTCGCGATCGTGTTTCACGACAAGATCAACACGGCGCTCGCGGTGTTCTCGCTCGCGCTGATCGGCGTGCCGCTCGGGATCAAGGTTTCGCGCCGTGAGACGTCGGCGAACTTCGCCGTCGCGGTGGGAATCACGCTGGTGTATTACCTCATGACCGTCGTGATCAAGGTGCTGGACCGACATCCCGAGTATCGGCCCGACCTGCTGCTCTGGCTGCCCAACTTCATCCTCATCGGCTTCGGCCTGTGGCTGATGGCGCGGATCGAGCGGCGGTAG
- a CDS encoding helix-turn-helix transcriptional regulator yields MPRRSLPLPGFMSSQVAEARRFYVERTSDGGPGPFVVGGGWERCAVDYEIRRAGFPHVTLEFVAGGRGDLQMNGRSHALTRGCVFAYGPGIAHAITTDPADRLSKYFVNFSGRGAAAVMRSAGLTLGECHAVAAVDEVQAAFEQLLFAGRRGTRTGARIAALQGQILLLLVSEVRLPNAQRSNPSLATFLRCQRFLEEHFLAVSTAEEAAAACRVAPAYLSRLFQRFAGQPPYRFLMRLKMHHAATLLEEKQLIVREAADVLGMDPFHFSRAFKRVHGLSPLAFLRSRSTG; encoded by the coding sequence ATGCCCCGCCGTTCTCTGCCGTTGCCTGGGTTTATGTCGAGTCAAGTGGCCGAGGCGCGGAGGTTTTATGTGGAACGAACCTCGGACGGCGGGCCGGGACCGTTCGTGGTCGGCGGCGGCTGGGAGCGCTGCGCGGTGGACTATGAGATCCGGCGAGCAGGGTTTCCGCACGTCACGCTCGAGTTCGTGGCGGGGGGGCGCGGCGATCTGCAGATGAACGGCCGATCGCATGCGCTGACCCGCGGCTGCGTGTTCGCTTACGGCCCGGGGATTGCGCACGCGATCACGACCGATCCCGCGGACCGATTGTCCAAATACTTCGTCAACTTTTCGGGCCGTGGTGCTGCGGCCGTGATGCGGTCTGCGGGGCTGACGCTGGGCGAATGTCACGCGGTGGCCGCGGTCGACGAGGTGCAGGCAGCATTCGAGCAGTTGTTGTTCGCCGGGCGACGCGGCACGCGAACCGGAGCGCGGATCGCGGCGCTGCAGGGGCAGATCCTGCTGCTGCTGGTGTCCGAGGTCCGGTTGCCCAACGCACAGCGGTCGAATCCGTCGCTCGCCACCTTCCTGCGGTGCCAGCGTTTCCTGGAGGAACATTTTCTGGCCGTGAGCACCGCGGAGGAGGCGGCGGCCGCTTGTCGGGTGGCGCCGGCGTATCTGAGCCGGTTGTTCCAGCGGTTCGCCGGCCAACCGCCCTATCGATTCTTGATGCGGTTGAAGATGCACCATGCGGCCACGCTGCTGGAGGAGAAACAACTGATCGTGCGCGAGGCGGCGGACGTGCTGGGGATGGATCCGTTCCATTTCTCCCGGGCCTTCAAGCGCGTGCACGGGCTGTCGCCGCTGGCGTTTCTGCGGAGTCGCAGCACGGGATGA
- a CDS encoding HAD family hydrolase encodes MQHLRAIGFDADDTLWHNETIFERVHERYRALLAHYHDAATVDRTLFATEMRNLELYGYGIKGFMLSTVETAIELTDGKISAQEIRTIIGLGREMLNHPVELLEGVSEVLATLAPTHELLLITKGDLRDQERKLAKSGIASHFRGIEIVSEKNEPTYTTILQRRGIPPTEFLMVGNSLKSDILPVLALGGSAVHVPYALTWAHERATAVPEAPGRFFQISTLGELPSLLAAPAR; translated from the coding sequence ATGCAGCACCTCCGCGCGATCGGGTTCGATGCCGACGACACGCTTTGGCACAACGAGACGATTTTCGAACGCGTGCACGAGCGGTATCGCGCGCTGCTCGCCCACTATCACGACGCCGCCACCGTCGACCGCACGCTCTTCGCGACCGAGATGCGCAATCTCGAGCTCTACGGCTACGGCATCAAGGGCTTCATGCTTTCCACGGTCGAGACCGCGATCGAGCTCACCGACGGCAAGATCAGCGCCCAGGAGATTCGCACGATCATCGGACTCGGCCGCGAGATGCTGAACCACCCGGTGGAACTGCTGGAGGGCGTCAGCGAGGTGCTCGCCACGCTCGCACCCACCCACGAATTGCTCCTGATCACGAAAGGCGACCTGCGCGATCAGGAGCGCAAGCTCGCGAAGTCCGGCATCGCTTCGCATTTCCGCGGCATCGAAATCGTGTCGGAGAAAAACGAGCCGACCTACACCACGATTCTGCAGCGGCGCGGGATCCCGCCCACCGAGTTCCTCATGGTCGGCAACTCGCTGAAATCCGACATCCTGCCCGTGCTCGCGCTCGGCGGCTCGGCGGTGCACGTCCCCTATGCGCTGACGTGGGCGCACGAACGCGCCACCGCGGTGCCCGAGGCGCCTGGACGTTTCTTTCAAATTTCCACCTTGGGCGAGTTGCCGTCGTTGCTGGCCGCACCCGCTCGCTGA
- a CDS encoding amidohydrolase family protein, with protein sequence MQIDAHQHFWRYRAADYGWIDDSLQAIRRDFLPADLAPHLSTVGLDGSVAVQARQSLAETEWLLQLAAAHPLVKGVVGWLPLADEGARIGALLDRFAANPRFKGLRHVLQAEPDGYFADAKFNEALEEVSARGLTYDLLIFARQLPTAVAWADRHPSLRIVLDHIAKPVVQGAPPREWREQLRELARRERICCKFSGVVTEVPGWHWTPELLRPYFDVALETFGPRRLMFGSDWPVCLVAADYARWFAFVDDCVRTLSADERAAVLGGTATAFYRLADQS encoded by the coding sequence ATGCAGATCGACGCCCACCAACACTTCTGGCGCTACCGTGCCGCCGACTACGGGTGGATCGACGATTCCCTGCAGGCCATTCGCCGCGATTTCCTGCCGGCGGACCTGGCGCCTCATCTGTCCACGGTCGGACTCGATGGCAGCGTGGCCGTCCAGGCGCGACAGTCGCTCGCCGAGACCGAGTGGCTGCTGCAGCTGGCGGCGGCGCATCCGCTGGTCAAGGGCGTGGTCGGCTGGCTGCCGCTCGCAGACGAGGGCGCGCGGATCGGAGCGTTGCTCGATCGGTTTGCCGCGAATCCGCGATTCAAAGGCCTCCGGCACGTCCTGCAGGCCGAACCGGACGGCTATTTCGCGGACGCCAAGTTCAATGAGGCGCTCGAGGAGGTCAGCGCGCGCGGGTTGACTTACGATCTCCTGATCTTCGCCCGGCAGTTGCCGACAGCCGTTGCGTGGGCGGATCGGCATCCGTCGCTCCGCATCGTGCTCGACCACATTGCGAAGCCCGTCGTGCAGGGCGCACCGCCGCGCGAGTGGCGCGAACAACTCCGCGAACTCGCCCGGCGCGAGCGGATCTGCTGCAAGTTTTCCGGCGTCGTCACCGAGGTGCCCGGCTGGCACTGGACGCCCGAGTTGCTCCGCCCCTACTTCGACGTCGCGCTCGAAACGTTCGGTCCGCGCCGGCTGATGTTCGGCTCGGATTGGCCGGTCTGCCTCGTCGCCGCCGACTACGCCCGCTGGTTCGCTTTCGTGGACGACTGCGTGCGGACCTTGTCGGCCGATGAACGCGCCGCGGTTCTCGGTGGCACGGCGACGGCGTTCTATCGACTCGCTGATCAGTCGTGA
- a CDS encoding PA0069 family radical SAM protein: MNTCGATPPIGRGANINPPNRFESQHLSLDPADAEWCDCPPEERPNPRTQFFFDASESLLTRNQSPDVGFEYGLNPYRGCEHGCAYCFARPFHEYLGWSSGLDFETKILVKLRAPELLRRELGAPRWQPQLIAMSGVTDCYQPAERHFRLSRHCLEVCAELRHPISIITKNALVTRDLDVLRELARWHCVRVNFSVTTLDSTLAGKLEPRASRPPARLNAIRELSAAGIPVGVMVAPTIPGLTDHELPGILAAAAAAGARQAGYIVLRLPYSVKDVFLRWLDDHEPDKKARVVERLRALRGGSLYDSDWAQRWSGQGIWAEHLRRVFEIACRRHGLNDESPALSTEHFRRPGGNQLELF, encoded by the coding sequence GTGAACACATGTGGCGCAACTCCCCCTATTGGCCGCGGCGCCAACATTAATCCGCCGAACCGGTTCGAGTCGCAGCACCTGAGCCTCGATCCCGCGGATGCCGAGTGGTGCGACTGCCCACCGGAGGAACGCCCGAATCCCCGCACGCAGTTTTTCTTCGACGCCAGCGAATCGCTGCTGACGCGCAATCAAAGTCCCGACGTCGGTTTCGAATACGGGCTCAACCCTTACCGCGGCTGTGAGCACGGCTGCGCCTACTGCTTCGCCCGGCCATTTCACGAGTATCTCGGCTGGAGCAGCGGGCTCGATTTCGAAACCAAGATTCTCGTGAAACTGCGCGCGCCCGAGTTGCTTCGCCGCGAGTTGGGCGCGCCACGCTGGCAGCCGCAGCTGATCGCCATGAGCGGAGTCACCGACTGCTACCAGCCGGCCGAACGCCATTTCCGGCTGAGTCGTCACTGCCTGGAGGTCTGCGCCGAGCTGCGGCACCCGATTTCGATCATCACGAAAAACGCGTTGGTCACTCGCGATCTCGACGTGCTGCGCGAACTCGCCCGCTGGCACTGCGTCCGCGTGAACTTCTCTGTCACGACGCTCGACAGCACGCTGGCCGGCAAGCTGGAGCCACGCGCCTCGCGGCCGCCGGCACGGCTCAACGCGATCCGCGAATTGAGCGCCGCCGGGATCCCCGTGGGCGTGATGGTCGCGCCGACCATCCCCGGGCTCACGGATCACGAGCTGCCCGGAATCCTCGCCGCCGCGGCGGCGGCGGGCGCGCGGCAGGCGGGCTATATCGTTTTGCGCCTGCCATATTCGGTGAAGGACGTGTTCCTGCGCTGGCTCGACGATCACGAGCCAGACAAGAAAGCGCGCGTCGTCGAGCGGCTGCGCGCGCTTCGCGGCGGCTCGCTCTACGACAGCGACTGGGCGCAGCGCTGGAGCGGACAAGGCATCTGGGCCGAACACCTGCGCCGCGTCTTCGAGATCGCTTGCCGTCGGCACGGCCTGAACGACGAAAGCCCCGCGCTGTCCACGGAGCATTTCCGCCGTCCGGGTGGAAATCAGCTGGAGTTGTTTTGA